The Streptomyces laurentii region GGAGCAGCTGGCGTACCGGATCGTGGCCGAGGGCCTTTCGGTGCGAACCGTGGAAGAGATCGTGAAGCTGATGGGCTCGGAGTCCTCGGCGCCGGTCAAGCCCAAGGGGCCCCGGGCGGGTACGCGGGTCGCTCCGGACCTGACCGAGCTGGCGACCCGGCTCTCCGACCGCTTCGAGACCCGGGTGAAGGTCGACCTGGGGCAGAAGAAGGGCAAGATCGTCGTCGAGTTCGCCTCGGTGGGGGATCTGAACCGGATCCTCTCGACGCTGGCCCCCGGTGAGAACCGCGTGATGGAGAACGGCCCCACCGACGAGGAGCAGGGCGCTCAGGGCTGAGCCGCTCCCCCTCGTCCACCAGGGCGGGGCGTGTTCCGGTCTTCACCGGAGCATGCCCCGCCCTTTGCCTGTCGGCGGTACCGTCCCGAACGGCCCGTCGTTACGATGCGGACAGGCTTATTCGTACGGCGCTGGCCGAGGGAATCGAGGAGGAGCCGTGGGGCGTCGGCTCGTACCGCTCACCCTGGACAACCTTCCGGATCTCCCCAAGCGGTGTCGCTCCTGTGTCTTCTGGGAGCTCGACCCGGTGAGCGGGGAGGCGGCCGTGAAGGCCGGCCGCCCGGAACTGGAGAAAGAGGCCTGGATCTCCGCGGTGCTCCTGGAATGGGGTTCCTGCGGACGGGTCGTGTATGTCGACGAGGTCCCCGTCGGCTACGTGCTGTACGCGCCTCCCGCGTATGTGCCCCGCTCCACCGCCTTCCCCACCAGCCCGGTTGCCGCGGACGCGGCGCAGCTGATGACGGCCTGGATCATGCCGGGATACCAGGGGCAGGGGCTCGGGCGGGTGATGGTGCAGACCGTGGCGAAGGACTTACTGCGGCGCGGCTTCAAGGCGATCGAGGCCTTCGGGGACGCCCGCTGGAAGGAGCCTGCCTGTGTGCTCCCCGCCGACCACCTGCTGGCCGTGGGCTTCAAGACCGTACGGCCGCACCCGGCCTATCCCCGGCTGCGGCTGGAGCTGAGGTCGACGCTCTCCTGGAAGGAGGACGTCGAGATGGCCCTGGACCGGCTTCTGGGCGCCGTACAGAAGGAGCCGGCGCTGCGGCCCCTGTGACCCGGTGTCCCGTACGGGCCGGAGAGACGACGATGGCCCGCCCCCTTCCGGCGAATTCCAGGGGGCGGGCCATCGATGTCACCGATGTTTCACGTGAAACAGCGCGAAGGTCAGGCCTTCGTGACGAGGAAGTCCGAGAGGTCACGCTCGAGCGCGGCCTTCGGCTTGGCGCCGACGATCGTCTTCACGACCTCGCCACCCTGGTAGACGTTCATCGTCGGGATCGACATGACGCCGTACTTCGCGGCGGTGGCCGGGTTCTCGTCGATGTTGAGCTTCACGATCTCGATCTCGCCGTGCTCGGCGGCGATGGCCTCCAGCGACGGGGCGATCTGACGGCACGGGCCGCACCAGGCCGCCCAGAAGTCCACGAGAACGGGCTTGTCGCTCTTGAGGACCTCCTTCTCGAAGTCGGCGTCGGTGACGTTCTTCAGGGTGCCGGCCACGGCGGGCTCCTTCATGTGTGTGGGGTGTGGGGTGGGGGAGAAGTGAGGGTCAGACCGCGGGGGTCTCGGCGAGCTTCTCGCTGTCGGCGAGGGCGGCCAGGAAACGCTCGGCGTCGAGCGCCGCGGAGCAGCCGGTGCCGGCGGCGGTGATCGCCTGACGGTACGTGTGGTCGACGACGTCGCCCGCGCCGAAGACACCGGTGAGGTTGGTGCGGGTGGACGGGGCGTCGACCTTCAGGTAGCCCTCCTCGTCCAGCTCCAGCTGGCCCTTGAAGAGCTCGGTGCGCGGGTCGTGGCCCACGGCGATGAAGAGACCGGTCACCGGGAGCTCGCTGGTCTCGCCCGTCTTGGTGTTGCGCAGGGTCAGACCGCTGAGCTTCTGGTCGCCGTGGACCTCGGCGACCTCGCTGTCCCAGGCGAACTTGATCTTCGGGTCGGCGAACGCGCGCTCCTGCATCGCCTTGGAGGCGCGCAGCGAGTCACGGCGGTGGACGATCGTGACCGACTTGGCGAAGCGCGACAGGAAGGTGGCCTCCTCCATCGCGGTGTCGCCACCGCCGACCACGGCGATGTCCTGGTCCTTGAAGAAGAAGCCGTCGCAGGTGGCGCACCAGGAGACACCGCGGCCGGAGAGGGTGTCCTCGTTCGGCAGGCCGAGCTTGCGGTGCTGGGAGCCGGTCGTGACGATGACGGCCTTGGCCTGGTACACGTTGCCGGCGGTGTCGGTGACGGTCTTGATGTCGCCCGTGAGGTCCACGGCGACGATGTCGTCCGGCACGAGCTCGGCGCCGAAGCGCTCCGCCTGGGCGCGCATGTTGTCCATGAGGTCGGGGCCCATGATGCCGTCACGGTATCCCGGGAAGTTCTCCACCTCGGTCGTGTTCATCAGGGCGCCACCGGCGGTGACGGCCCCCTCGAAGACGAGCGGCTTCAGCGACGCGCGGGCGGTGTACAGCGCTGCGGTGTAACCCGCGGGCCCGGAGCCGATGATGATCACGTTACGGACGTCGCTCACGGGTTTCTTCCTCGTCTCTGCAGACTGCCTACCGCCTACGGTGGCGGTGGGAATTGCTTCCTTCACCCCACCCAACGGATCCTACGGGGCAAGCATTCCCGAGACCGCCACTCGGCGCGGCACGGACTTCAGGAGCGAGGGAGGGACTCCTGGGACAGGACGGCGGCCCGGTCGGATTTTCCGTCGGTGCAGGAGGCGTCGATCACATACGCCCGCACCCGGCTGGTGTCCGCGCTGTCAGGGAGAACGACGAGGTAGGCAGGCGTTCCGTCGGAGTCGCCGCGCTGGAAGGCGAGCACCGGGTCGGTGCGCTGGGTGCCGGCCCGTACACAGGCGGGCAGCTCCGCTGCCGCGCGTTTCCGGCCCCCTCCGCTGCCCTCACCGGAGAGCGAGCGAGGAGCGCCGCTGCCCTGGGGAGCCTGGAGAGTGCTGTCATCGTTCATCAGGTCCCGCACCGTGGACGCGACAGGCCGACCGTCGAACCGGGTGGTCTTCGAGGCGACGGCCATGTCGGACGGGCTGTCGGCGGCCGTGCCGGCGTCCTGGCCGTTCGACTGGAGCAAGAAGAGGCCCAGACCCAGCACCGCCGTCCCGAAGGCGGCGCCGAGGACGACGGTCCGGCGGCGGGCCCGACCGGGCCCGGTCGCGGCGGCCGGCCGGCCGGCGGGGCGGTCGGCGGTGGGACGGGCCGGGACGGACGGCGCGGGGCGTCTGTGCGATGTTTCACGTGAAACATGAGTGTCGGTGTCCGGCTCGGTCGCGTTCAACAGAGCCTCGGCGGCGAGCGCGGCGTCGATCCGTCCGGCGATCTCCCCGGGCATCCGGGGCGGTCCGGGAAGGGTGCCGAGCAGCCCCCGGATCTCCTCCAGGGAGGTGCGGACGTCGGCACACAGGGAACAGTCGTCGAGATGCTCACGTACGGCCGCACCGCGAGATGGGGGGAGCAGCCCCTCGGTGAGGTCGGAGATCTCCGAGACGTCCGGGTGCCGAGTCGTGTCGGCCGTGGAAGTCACGCGCGCCCACCTCCGCCCTTCACAACAGCTGGTTTGTCCGGTCCGGTATCCGCGGGTCCCGGCACCGTTGGGACGGATGCCCCCGGCGTCCGGTTCCTTCCCCCATCGGAGCCCTCGTTACCCACCGTGTCGCCGCGCAGATGAGTGAGGAGTGGCAGCAGTTTGGCCCGTCCACGTGCGCAGCGGCTCTTCACGGTCCCGGCGGGGACGTCGAGGAGCCGTGCGGCCTCGGCCACCGGGTACCCCTGCATGTCCACGAGGACGAGAGCCGCGCGCTGCTCGGCGGGCAGGGTGGAGAGGGCGGCGAGCAGCTGGCGGTGCAGATCCTGCCGCTCGGCGGGCGCCTCCGCGGATTCGTGCGGTTCCAGGAGCTGTTCAAAACGCTCCGTGTCGTTCATGGGTGAGGTGCGGCGCGAGGCGGCCTTGCGGGCCCGGTCCAGGCAGGCGTTCACCGTGATCCGGTGCAGCCAGGTGGTGACGGCCGACTGTCCGCGGAAGGTGTGGGCGGCCCGGAAGGCCGACACCAGGGCGTCCTGGACGGCGTCGGCGGCTTCCTCCCGGTCGCCGAGCGTCCGCAGCGCCACCGCCCACAGCCGGTCGCGGTGGCGCCGCACGAGTTCCCCGAAGGCGTCGGGGTCGCCGGCCACATGTCCGGCGAGCAGTTCCTGATCGCTGGGAGAGCCGGATTCGACGGCCTCTGATGCCACATCCCCTCCTCGATCAGTGGCATGACACGTATGCGCGCTGGTCCAGCATCCCGGGAGCGGGAGGTTACGTCGGCGACCCCTTGAAGGACACATTGGTGACGGCTTGCTTGTAGCCGGCGTTGCTGTACTCGTCGCCGCCGGACCGCGGGACTGCCGTGAACCAGAGCAGCACGTAGCGGACCTTCTCCGGCGACTTCACGGTCATCGGGAGAGAGGCGCCGGAGGTCGTCGCCGTGGCGAGCTTCTTCATCGAGTCGGGGGAACCCGCCGGACTCAGGGAGTCCGTCGCGTACAGCGTCGCGGTCGTGTGATTGCCGCTGTAGCGCAGGTCTATGGACGCGGAAGCGAGACTCTGCTCCGAGCCGAGGTCGTAGACGATGCCCACACCCTGCTTGAAGGGTGCCAGGGTCGGCCCCTCGAAGAAGCTCTTGGTGCGCCAGTAGGTGGAGGCGTCCTTGTCGTAGGTGTCGCCCACGTTGTCGGCGTTCTGCGGTGAGCCGTCCGGGGCGTACTCCTGCGCCGCACTGATGACGAGCGGCTTCGGCGGGTTGGGCTTCTCATCCCCGCCCGGATTCTCCTGGGCGGGGGCCGGAGTCTCGGCCGACTTCCCCTGGTCCAGGAGCCGGTCCGCGATCTGCCAGCTGCCCAGGCCCAGGGCGGCGATCAGCAGGGCCGAGACGGCCCACTTCAGCGCCTTCCCGGTACGGCTCTGCAACGGGGGCGGCGGGACCACGACCGGCTGGGTCACCGCGGGGTGGGCCTGCGGGCGTCCGTAGGTGCCCTGCTGGTAGGTGGTGCGCTGGTACTCGGGCGGGCTGGGAAGCGGGAACTCCGGCTCCGGCGGGCGGATACGAGGCATCGCCGCGACGGCCTTGGCGAGCTCGTCCGGGGTGGTGCAGGGCGGTTCCTGGCGCGAGGCGGTGGCCCCGTCGTTCGCCAGGGCCCGCATGGCGATCTCCGACAGGCCGCGGTGGACGCCCGCCCGCACCTGGTCGGGCGGGAGCAGCCCGGTGCCCTTGGGGAGGCCGGACAGACCGTACGCGTCGCTCTCGTACGGCCAGCGCTGGGTGAGCGCCGCGTACAGCAGGGCGCCGATCGCCTCGGTGTCCGTGCGCTGGGGCCCCTCGGCGCTGATGCCGCGCAGGGCGGCGTTCACCGCGAGGCCGCGGATGCGGTACTGGCCGGTGGAGCTGCGGAGGACGGCGCTGGGGGTCAGGCGGAGGTGTGAGAGCCCCTCGCGGTGGGCGGCGGACATGGCCTGGGAGACCTGGCTGACCAGCTGGTAGGCGTCGTGCGGCTCCATGGGCCCGGCCGCGAGCAGTGCGGTCAGCTCGGTGGAGTCGGGCAGCCACTCGTGCACCACGTAGACGAGGTCGTTCTCCTCGACGGCGTCGAGGACCTGCACGAACCGGGGGTCGCCCAGGAGCGCGGCGGAGCGGGCGGCGGCGAGCACGGAACGGGCGCGCGGGTGGTCGGCGGGCAGGATGTGCACACCGACGGCACGCCGCAGTTTCTCGTCCACGGCACGCCAGCTGCTGAATCCGTCCAGCCGGGTGACGCACTCCTCCAGCCGGTACCGTCTCGCCAGCTTGTGGCCGCTGTGCAGTTCGGGTGCCGTGAGGGAGGGCGAGTCGCCGCCCTGCCGGTCGGCCGTATCGCCCTTCGCGTCCTTGGCGGAGGTGTCCGCCTGCTTCCGCTTTTCCGCCACCCCGTCGGTCGCGGCCGTGTCCGCCTTGGCGGTCAGCGGGTCGTCACCGCTGTTGTCGGCCACGTCGACGGCAGCCGTGCTACGTTCCGCCACCGTCGTTCCTGCCTCCCCATCCGTTGCGCCAGATCCAACAGCCATGCCAATTGTGCCCACAGTCCGGCGCTATGCACGACACGCGACGACCGCCGATGGTTGTGCGAACCGCGTGTTCTCGTCCGCGGATCAGCGTCCCAGACGGCCGCGGACCATGCCGACCATGGAGTTGAGCTCCGCGATCCGCATCCGCTTGGCCGCGAGGAAGAAGACTGCCAGCAGGACCGCGCCGCCCACCACGAGGGAGGCGAGCGAGCCCAGGGCGCCTTCGCCGAGCAGCTTCAGCAGGCCGAAACCGACCGCGCCGCCGACCAGGGCGGCGGGCAGGGCGGCCAGGCACAGCCGGGCGTAGGTGCGCAGGACGTGCGCGCCGTCCAGGTCTCCGCCGAGGCGGTTGCGCAGCCGCCGCCAGGCGACGCCGACGCCGACCGCGTAGGCCAGTCCGTAGGCGGCGGCCATGCCGACCACGGCCCACTGGGCGGGCAGCACCACGTAACAGACCGCCGAGACGGCCGCGTTGACCGCGGCGACGATGACGGTGTTGTAGAAGGGCGTCCGGGTGTCCTCGTAGGCGTAGAAGCCGCGGAGCACGACGTACTGGACGGAGTAGGGGATCAGGCCGAGGCCGAAGGCCATCAGGATGAAGCCCATGCCCTGGGCGGCCTCGATGCCGCTGGACGCGTAGAGCAGGGTGCACATCGGGACGCCGAGCGCCAGGAAGGTGAAGGCCACCGGGACGATCGCGACGGCCGAGTTGCGCAGGCCCTGGGAGATGTCGTCGCGGACCGCGCCCGCGTCGTCGTCGTGGGCGGCGCGGGAGATCCGCGGCAGCAGGGCGGCCATGACGGAGACGGTGATGATGGCCTGCGGCATGCCCCAGATCAGCTGGGCGTTGGAGTAGGCGAGGAAGCCGGCGCCGTTCTTGCCGGACTCCTCGCCGGCCGCAGTGGCGAGCTGGGTGACGACCAGGACACCGGCCTGGTTGGCGAGCACGAACAGCACGGTCCACTTGGCCAGCTTGACCGTCTTGCCGAGGCCGTGGCCCTTCCAGTCGAAGCGGGGCCGGAAGCGGAAACCGGTCTCGCGCAGGTACGGGATCATCGCCAGGGCCTGGACGACGAGACCGAGCAGGGTGCCGATGCCGAGCAGGCGGATGCCCTCGTCCGGGATCGTCGTGACGCCCATGTGGGATTCGCCGGAGGTGCCGTACACCCAGATGAACAGGCCGAACGTGGCGATCATGACGATGTTGTTGAGGACCGGGGTCCACATCATCGCGCCGAACTTGCCGCGGGCGTTGAGGATCTGTCCCATCACCACGTGCACACCCATGAAGAAGATGGTGGGCAGGCAGTAGCGGGCGAAGGTGACGGCGACGCTGTTGGCCGCGGCGTCGTCGGAGATGGTGCTCGACATCGCCTTGATCAGCAGCGGTGCCGCGAACACGGCGATCGCGACGATCGCGCCGAGCGCGACCATGACAAGGGTGAGCAGCCGGTTGGCATAGGCCTCGCCGCCATCCTCGTCGTTCTTCATGGAGCGGACCAGCTGCGGCACGAAGACCGAGTTGAGGCCGCCGCCGACGGTGAGGATGTAGATCATCGTCGGCAGGGTGTACGCGACGGTGTAGGTGTCGCCGAGGAGCGCGGCGCCGAGGGCGCCGGTGATCACCAGGCTGCGGACGAAGCCGGTGAGGCGGGAGACCAGGGTGCCGGCCGCCATCACGGCGCTCGACTTGAGCAGCCCGGACGCCCGGCCTGCCTTCTTCGGCGCGGGGGCGGGCAGCGGGTTCTGCTCGGCAGCGGGCGGCGGTACCTGGCCGGGCGCCTGCTGGTCGCGGTAGAGGTGGGCGAAGGCGTCCGGCTCGGTCGCCTCCTCCCCCGCGGCGGTCACCAGGTCGTCGACACCGGTGAACTGCACCGTGTGGGCGTCGTCGCCGTACGGCAGGTGGCGTGAGGGGCCGTCGGGCTCCGGCGCGGGCGTCTGGGCCCACACCCGGGGGTCCGGGGCGTGCGGCTGCACGGCCGGCTGCTGGTAGAGCGACTGCGGCGGGGCGTAGGTGCCCGGCGGGGGCGGCGGGTGCGCGGCACGGTCGTAGAGCGCCTCGGACACCGGGTCCTGGGCGGACAGGTCCCGCGCCTGGTAGGGGTCCTGGGCGTAGGCGTCCTGGACGTACGGGTCCTGGCCGTAGGGGGCCTGACCGTAAGGGTTCGGGGCGGCGTGCGGGCCCTGCGCCGGGGCCTGGGGGCCCTGGCCGTAGGGAGCCTGCGGGTGGGGTGCCTGCCCGTACTGGCCCTGCGCGTTCGGGTCGGGCGCGTACGGGGCCTGCCCGTACGGACCCTGCCGCGGTGCGTTCGGGTCCGGGGGGTACGGGCCTTGCTGCGGCGACGGCGCCGGCGGGTGGCCGGGGGCCGGTGCCGGGGGCGTACCGCCGGACGGCGCGGTGTCGCCCGCGCCCTGACCGCGGTCACCGTCGTACGGCGCGTTCATGGTTTACCCCACCTCATCGTCCCCGGCCGACCGGCCACGACATCGCTCAACGGTCCACTTTCTCACCCGCGCCCGACGGGTCGCCGCTTTCGGACCCGGTGTTGGGCGTCGGGTCACTCGGCTGCTCCGTCTCGGCGCCGTTCCCGGTCCCGGGACCGGCGGCGGGCTCGGGACCGGGGTCCGCCGTCTCGGTTCCGGCCGTGCCCTCGTCGTCGTTCCGGGCGTCGCCGTCCTCGGCTCCGTCCTCGGTCTCCGCCTCCGCCTCCGCCTCCGCCTCCGCCTCCGCCTCCGCCTCGGCTTCGGCCGCGGCGCGCCGGGCGGCGGCCCGCTTGCGCTGGCTGTACATCCGGATGCCGGCGAGGACCAGCAGCAGGACACCGCCCGCGATGACGAGCATCACGGTGGGAGTGATCTCGGAGACCTTCACCGTGAACGTCATCGGGGCGCCGTAGGGCGTGCCGTCCTCGGTGTAGAGCTGGGCCTTCATCAGGACCGGACCATTGGCGTTCGCCGAGGCGGTGAACTTCACCGACTGGCTGTGCCCGCCGTCGATCGTCACCGGGCGCGAGGCGACCGGGTCGCCCTCGACCAGCTTCAGACGGGTCCGGTTGTCGGAGGAGATCCGCAGCTCCAGGTGCTGCACACCCTGCAGCAGCCGGTTCTGCACGGTCACCGGGATGGTGGCGCTGCGGCCGGACAGGGTGAGGTCCGACTTCTTGACCAGCTGCACCTCTTCGGTGAGGCTCCGCAGATACCGCAGGACCTCCTCGCGGTAGAGCGCGGCCGAGGGGTTCTCGCCCCGCCAGGACGTGGACATCTCCCGGCTGATCGCGTTGGTGAAGGGCGGCACCACCCGGTCCGCGGCGGTCAGGATCACCCGGAAGTCGTCCAGCTCGTCCCGGGTCTCCTTCATCTTCTGGAAGGCCTTGGTGTCGAGCTCCTGGGCGCGCAGCTTCTTCGGATACGAGCGGCTGCTCGGGATCCGGGTCGAGGCGTCCGGGTCGGCCGGGTCCAGGACGGCGCCCGGCAGGTCCTGCGGCTCCGTCCACCGCTTGGCGGACAGCGCCTGCAGCGCCGTCGCCATGCTCTGCGCCTGCGACGTGGTGGGCATGCGCTGCGGGGCGACCACGACGCTGCGCTGCTGCTCGGGCAGCTCCAGGGTCGTGGCCAGCGACTGGGCGAGGAAGGACTGGATCGCCAGTGTGGAGTCGTCGGCCCGGACGAGGTCGCCCTGGAACGCCTTCGACAGCGCGGCGTCGCTGACGACCGCGGTCGTGCCGCCGCCGACCGCGCGGGCCGCGGTCGGGGTGTACGGCAGATCGTCGCGGAAGCTGTCGCTGCGGGCGATCACGTTGCTCGCGCCCGCCGAGGTGGCGACGGCCATGACCGACGGGTCGACGGCACCGTCGACGGGCCAGGCGAAGTCGGTCGACGGCTTCACGTGGAGCACCGTCTCGACCGTGCCGGCCGCCAGCGCGGTCGCCTGCTGGAGGTGCGCCAGGGAACCCGGGACCTCCTTGCCGTGGTGGGCGAGGGCGGCCAGATCGGGGTCGGCGAAGGGCAGGGCGACGACCTTGTGGCCCTGGACGGCCTTCTCCAGCTCGTCCAGCCAGCGCTTGGCGACCTCCTGGTTTTGGCCCGGCACCTCGGTGGTGCCGTCCTTGACCATGTAGGGCGCGGCCATCGCGTCCACGCTGGCGATCAGGTCCGGGTCGATGACCCAGGTCACCGGGAGGTCCTTGCCGAGCGCGACCATCTCGTCGAGCCGGCCGCCGGGAACGAGCTCGGCGGCGAGGTCGTCGTTCTCGAAGACCGGGGTCTGCTGCTGGTCGGCGCCCGTCTCGGCGGAGACATGCGCCGTGGAGATCAGCGGCCAGAGGTAGGTGAGCTTGGTGCGTTTCTCGGTCTCGTCGGGCTGGTACGGCAGGAAGGTCCGCTCGATGCCGAGCACTCGTTCGTACGACTGGCTCGTGGTCCGCCCTGTGACGGAGACCCCGAGCTGGTAGACACCGGAGTCGTCGAGGCCCAGCTTGGACACGGGCACGGAGAGCGAGAAATCGCGGCTGAGTCCGGCACCCAGCTTGGGGATCTCGACCGCGGCCCGCCCGCCGACGGTCTCCCCTTCGCCGCCGAAGCGGAAGGCGCCCCGGCCGGACACGTCGTCGATCTCGCTGCGGCTGGTCATCCGGGGACCCACACGGAGGTCGACCGTGGCGTTGGTCACGGCCTGCTTGGTCCGGTTGGTGACCGTTCCGGTGATGGTGAGGGTGTCGCCTTCCACCGGGGCCTTCGGCGCCAGGCTCCCCAGCGACACGTCCACGGCGCCGGCGCCGCTCGCGCTCTCGGCGGCCTGCGCCGCCGGGGCGGGCACGCCTTGGAGGAGCCCGGTCAGCAACGGCGCCGCCACAGCGAGTGAGGCCACGCGCCGTAGCCAGCGACGGGCAGGTGAGGGATGGGTCCCCTGGATAGCTGCCGCCTCGGCCACGCGTCGCCCGTCCTCGTCGTTGTCTGTGGTGCCAGTGGTGTCGGTGGTTCCGGATGCTGTGTCCAGGCATGGTAACGAGACGCGCGGGGCCCGAGTGCCGGGGTCTGCTCCAGCGGATGCCACGCGGGGGTCCTTCCCGGGCGCGCCCGCGCTCCGTGGGCGGAAACAGGGACGCCGGGGTGAGCCGGGGCACGTACCCTTTTCTGTTGTGCCGAACGCCAACGAAGACACCCCCACCGCACTGAGCCAGGTGCAGCGCCGCGCCGTCAGCGAACTGCTGCGCGTCTCCCCCGTCGCCGATGACCTCGCCCTCCGCTTCAAGGAGGCGGGATTCAGCCTCGCGCTGGTCGGCGGCTCGGTACGGGACGCCCTTCTTGGCCGTCTCGGCAACGACCTGGACTTCACCACCGACGCCCGCCCCGAGGACGTCCTGAAGATCGTCCGGCCCTGGGCCGACGCGGTCTGGGAGGTCGGGATCGCGTTCGGCACCGTCGGCTGCCAGAAGAACGGTTACCAGGTGGAGGTCACCACCTACCGTTCCGAGGCGTACGACCGCACTTCCCGCAAGCCCGAGGTCTCCTACGGCGACTCCATCGAGGAGGACCTGGTCCGCCGGGACTTCACCGTCAACGCGATGGCCGTGGCACTCCCGGAGAAGGAGTTCATCGACCCGCACGGCGGTCTGGAGGACCTGTCCGAGCGGGTGCTGCGCACGCCCGGAACCCCCGAGGAGTCCTTCTCCGACGACCCGCTGCGGATGATGCGTGCCGCGCGCTTCGCCGCGCAGCTGGACTTCGCCGTGGCCCCCGAGGTCGTCACCGCCATGACGGAGATGGCCGGCCGGCTGGAGATCGTCTCCGCCGAGCGGGTCCGCGAGGAGTTCAACAAGCTCCTGCTCTCCGCCCACCCCCGCAAGGGTCTCGGGCTCCTCGTCGGCACCGGTCTCGCCGCGCACGTCCTGCCCGAGCTTCCGGCGCTGCGCCTGGAGAGCGACGAGCACCACCGGCACAAGGACGTCTACGAGCACTCCCTCACCGTGCTCGACCAGGCCATCGACCTGGAGGAGGACGGCCCGGACCTGGTGCTGCGTCTGGCGGCCCTGCTGCACGACATCGGCAAGCCGCGCACCCGCCGTTTCGAGAAGGACGGCCGGGTCTCCTTCCACCACCACGAGGTGGTGGGCGCGAAGATGACCAAGAAGCGCATGACCGCGCTCAAGTACTCCAACGAGATGATCAAGGACGTCTCGCGGCTGGTGGAGCTGCACCTGCGCTTCCACGGCTACGGCACCGGCGAGTGGACCGACTCGGCCGTCCGCCGCTACGTCCGGGACGCGGGACCGCTGCTCTCCCGGCTCCACAAGCTGACCCGCTCCGACTGCACCACGCGCAACAAGCGCAAGGCCGCCGCGCTCTCCCGCGCCTACGACGGCCTGGAGGACCGCATCGCGCAGCTCCAGGAGCAGGAGGAGCTGGACGCGATCCGCCCGGACCTCGACGGCAACCAGATCCAGGAGATCCTGGGCATCGGTCCCGGCCCGGCCATCGGCCACGCGTACAAGGTCCTCCTTGAGCTGCGTCTGGAGAACGGACCCATGGAGCAGGCCGACGCCGTCGCCGCGCTCAAGGAGTGGTGGGCGACCCAGGAGGGCTAAGGCCTTTCTTTCGTGTCTTGCTCACCCAGCCTGACCCAAGAGACGGGCCTTCGGTTCGTCGCCGTTTCTCAAGGGTGTTTCACGTGAAACAACGGCGGTCCGGAGTGGTGGCGGGGCGGTGTTTCACGTGAAACACCGCCCCGCGGTCATGTGACCGAGCGTCGCCACCACAGGGCCGGCGGGATGACCGCGTAGAGCGCGGACACCATCACGACG contains the following coding sequences:
- a CDS encoding RNA nucleotidyltransferase (Metal dependent phosphohydrolases with conserved 'HD' motif; cd00077;~Mg2+ binding site [ion binding];~NTP binding site [chemical binding];~Nucleotidyltransferase (NT) domain of ClassII CCA-adding enzymes; cd05398;~Probable RNA and SrmB- binding site of polymerase A; pfam12627;~RNA nucleotidyltransferase [Streptomyces cattleya NRRL 8057 = DSM46488];~Zn2+ binding site [ion binding];~identified by MetaGeneAnnotator; putative;~metal binding triad [ion binding];~tRNA adenylyltransferase; TIGR02692), translated to MPNANEDTPTALSQVQRRAVSELLRVSPVADDLALRFKEAGFSLALVGGSVRDALLGRLGNDLDFTTDARPEDVLKIVRPWADAVWEVGIAFGTVGCQKNGYQVEVTTYRSEAYDRTSRKPEVSYGDSIEEDLVRRDFTVNAMAVALPEKEFIDPHGGLEDLSERVLRTPGTPEESFSDDPLRMMRAARFAAQLDFAVAPEVVTAMTEMAGRLEIVSAERVREEFNKLLLSAHPRKGLGLLVGTGLAAHVLPELPALRLESDEHHRHKDVYEHSLTVLDQAIDLEEDGPDLVLRLAALLHDIGKPRTRRFEKDGRVSFHHHEVVGAKMTKKRMTALKYSNEMIKDVSRLVELHLRFHGYGTGEWTDSAVRRYVRDAGPLLSRLHKLTRSDCTTRNKRKAAALSRAYDGLEDRIAQLQEQEELDAIRPDLDGNQIQEILGIGPGPAIGHAYKVLLELRLENGPMEQADAVAALKEWWATQEG